DNA sequence from the Sediminibacillus dalangtanensis genome:
TTGTGATGCTTTATATAAGATGTGGGAATATCAGCTGCCCTTCGAATCGAGTGAACAACTGCAGGTGAATTATCAAAAATGGATGGAAAGTCCAGTTAAAATTCAGTGCTTTGCTATTTTTGTACCTCCCGAAGTATCAGAGGAAGCACAATTTTCAGCAGCATTAGAGATGGTGAATTTATTTTATGAACAAATCATCGAGCCTTACGACCATATAAAACGGATTACATCCCGCCGTGATATAGAAACATTAAAGGAGCATGAAAAAGGTGCGATGCTTACACTGGAAGGTTGCCACGTAATTGGGTCTGACATAAACAAATTGAAAACCCTGCTGCACTTAGGAGTCAAAGCGGTCGGGCTTACGTGGAATCAGGCAAATGCGGTATGTGATGGTATTGAAGAACAGAGAGGAGCCGGTTTAAGCTCTTTCGGACACGAAGTGGTCAAGCTACTCAACAAGGAAAAAATATGGACAGACGTATCTCATTTATCCTATCAAGGTTTTTGGGATGTTATCGATTTAGCTGAATTTCCGATGGCAAGTCATTCCAATGCGATCGAACTGGCTTCCCATAAACGAAATTTGGACAAACAGCAAATTCAACAGCTGATTAAAAAGAAGGCATGGATCGGCATCACTTTTGTACCGGATTTTCTGAATGATGGAAAAGAGGCTACCTATCTGGATGTCCTGAATCATATCTCCTATTATATAAGTGAGGGAGCTGAAGACTGCCTGGGCTTGGGTTCAGATTTTGACGGAACCAGTGAGTTTGTAAAAGGTCTTTTCGACCCAACGGACTATCATGCCTTTAATCAGGAGCTTTTACATAGATGGCCTAGAAACGTAGTTCACAAGATAACCAATCAGAATTTCATAAAAAAATTTCCGTGCAACGGTTAGGTGTTTCCTTGCCAGTCTGATGGCAATACAGAATCAAAGGATAAACGGTTGCTTCAGCAGCGCTCAAATGTCCATTCCAAATAGACACAGGAGATTGATTAATATTTTTATCATGTTAAAATATGAATATATCAATCTACAATGTATCTTCATGTGAGGAGTTGTGTTCACAGTGAATGGAACTATGAAAGCGTTAGTGAAAAGCAGAAAGGAAAAAGGTGCGGAAATTCAACAGGTGGAAATACCTTCTATCGGGGATCGGGAGGTGCTAATAAAAGTAAAGGCAACTTCTATCTGCGGCACAGATGTCCATATTTATAACTGGGACGAATGGTCGCAAAGCAGGGTTCATCCTCCATACGTATTTGGCCACGAATTTGCGGGCGAAGTGGTGGAAACGGGTGAAAAAGTGACAAAGGTTGCAGTAGGCGATTATGTCAGTGCAGAGACCCATATTGTTTGCGGACACTGTCCTCAGTGCTTGACTGGAAAGTACCATATTTGCGAAAATACACAAATCATTGGTGTGGACCGGGATGGTTGCTTTGCTGAATATGTAGCTTTGCCGGAAGATAACATGTGGAAGAATCCAGAAGATATGCCAGTGGAAATTGCCTCCGTCCAAGAACCGATGGGGAATGCTGTCCATACTGTATTAAGCGGTGATGTGGTCGGTAAATCAGTGGCTGTCATAGGTTGTGGCCCCATTGGAATGATGGCTGTAGGTGTGGCTAAAGCAGCTGGAGCTTCCCAAGTAATTGCATTTGATTTAAATGATTACCGACTCGATTTGGCAAATCAAATGGGAGCAACGACCATAATCAATTCAGCAAAAGAGAATCCGGTCGATCGGGTCAAAGAGCTTACCGGAGGCCATGGGGTCGATGTCGTTTGTGAAATGAGCGGTCATCCGACAGCGATAAACCAGGGTTTTAAAATGGTGACCAACGGGGGAAGAGTATCGATTCTCAGTCTTCCGACAAAACCGGTTGAAGTCGATATTACGGACGACATCGTGTTTAAGGGAATAACGGTTCAAGGAATCACCGGCAGAAAGATGTTTGAAACTTGGCAGCAGGTTTCTCGTCTGCTTAATTCCGAACAAGTAGATGTCAGTCCGATGATTACACACCACTTCCCTTTAGAGGACTTTGAAAAAGGGTTTAATCTTATGAATGAAGGCAAGTGTGGTAAAGTGGTTTTACACCCATAAAAAAATAGGGAGGCGTTTTGATTGAAAGGTTTTGAATTTCTCCAGGAGCAATTGGAAGATATGAAGAAGGAGGGGACTTTCCGTAACTTGATCCCCCTCGAATCTGCACAAGGGGCAAGAGTTACGATAAAAGGGAAAGAGGTTATTCAATTATCTTCCAATAACTATTTAGGATTGACCTCACATCCCAGAATGGAAAAAGCGGCAGAAGAAGCGATTGAAAAGTACGGAGTTGGTACAGGATCGGTCCGCACGATCGCCGGAACGTTAAAAATGCACGAGGATTACGAAAGAAAACTGGCGGAATTTAAACATACCGAAGCAGCACTGGTCTTCCAATCTGGTTTTACCACAAACCAGGGTGTGCTTTCCTCGATTTTGACAAACGAAGATGTGGTTATTTCGGATGAATTAAATCACGCTTCCATTATCGACGGTATTCGCTTGACTAAAGCAGGCCGAAAGATTTATAAGCATGTCGATATGGATTCTCTCGAACAGGCATTGAAAGAAACGCAAGATTACCGGACAAGATTGGTCGTGACCGACGGCGTATTTTCCATGGATGGTAATATTGCTCCACTGCCTCAAATCGTGGAGTTGGCTGAAAAATATGATGCACTTGTCATGGTCGATGATGCTCATGCCAGCGGGGTTTTAGGGAAAAACGGCCGCGGTACCGTCAACCATTTTGGACTGGATGGTCGTGTTCATATTCAAGTGGGAACATTAAGTAAAGCTATTGGTGTACTGGGAGGATACGTCGCTAGTACGCAGACATTAAAGGATTATTTGATTCATAAAGGCAGACCGTTCCTATTCAGCACTTCCCATCCGCCGGCAGTGACAGCGGCTTGTGATGCATCGATCGATGTTTTACTGGAAGAGCCGGAATTGATTGAAAAACTTTGGGAAAACACGAAATTCTTCAAGAATGGACTGAAGGAGTTAGGATTCGACATCGGCATCAGCGAGACGCCGATAACTCCGGTGATGGTAGGAGACGATGCATTAGCTCACCGCTTTTCCGATCAGTTGTTTGAGGAAGGGGTTTTTGCTCAAGGAATCGCTTTTCCTACTGTGCAAAAGGGAAAAGCACGTGTTCGGACAATTGTAACAGCAGAACATTCCCGAGAAGACTTACAGGAAGCACTGCATGCATTTGAACAAGCAGGAAAAAAACTGAAAATTATTGATTAATAGGACAAGAATGGCGAAAAAGACCATCGTGGTACTTTTTCGCCATTCGTCTATTTCCTTTTTTCATACAAAATCCCTTTATTTTTAGTATTAGTAGTTGATATAATAAGTAAATTGGAGATACCTTTATGGTGATAGGTTCCGGACAGATACATAAAAAGGAACGACAGTTTTTTCAAGGAAGGAGCTTCTGTAAATGAATGAACAGCAGCGGAAAGAAATGAACCAAATAAAACAGGAGAATCCAGCGGACATAAAATCCGACCAGGAGAAGAACCTATCTCGTTTAAAAAATATGGACAGCGATGAACTCATCGGAAAATATTTTCAAACAACCTACGAACCGCCAAATTTAAAAAAGGCCAAAAAACGCCGTAGAGAAGATGTGCAGATTCATTATGACTATGAGGTACCAGAAGATATGCAAAACATCGGCAAAGATAAAAAGTTCTTGATCCGCACTTATGGTTGCCAAATGAACGAACATGATACGGAAGTAATGGCGGGTCTGCTGACCGATATGGGATATGAGTCGACAGACGAAGCAACGGAAGCCGATATTATTTTGTTGAACACTTGTGCTATCAGGGAAAATGCCGAGAACAAAGTGTTTGGTGAAATTGGACATTTGAAAACACTGAAAACGGAAAATCCAGATGTAATTTTAGGTGTGTGCGGTTGTATGTCTCAAGAAGAATCGGTCGTAAACCGGATATTGAAAAAACATCCGTTCATCGATATGATTTTCGGTACGCATAATATTCATCGTCTTCCACAATTGTTGAAAGAAGCTATGTTCGGCAAGGAAATGGTTGTCGAGGTATGGTCAAAAGAGGGAGATATCATTGAAAACCTGCCAAAAGTAAGAAAAGGGAAAATAAAAGGCTGGGTTAATATCATGTACGGATGTGATAAGTTCTGTACCTATTGTATTGTTCCCTACACACGCGGCAAGGAAAGAAGCCGGCGGCCTGAGGATATCATCCAGGAGGTAAGGCAGCTTGCTGCTCAAGGCTACAAGGAAATAACCTTGCTAGGGCAAAATGTTAATGCTTATGGGAAAGATCTTACAGATATGGATTATGGTCTGGGAGACTTGATGGATGAAATCCGGAAAATTGATATCCCGCGTGTTCGTTTCACTACATCACATCCTAGGGATTTTGACGACCGCTTGATCGAAGTTTTGGCCAAAGGCGGCAATCTACTGGACCATATTCATCTGCCTGTTCAATCCGGAAGTTCGGAAGTGCTTCGCGTTATGGCGCGGCGATATACCAGGGAAAGGTACCTTGAGCTGGTCGATAAAATCAGAACTGCAATGCCGAATGCCACTCTTACGACGGATATCATCGTCGGCTTTCCAAATGAGACAGACGAACAATTTGAAGAGACACTGAGCCTTGTGGAAGAAGTAGGTTTTGAGAGTGCCTACACATTCATTTATTCACCAAGGGAAGGTACTCCGGCAGCACGCTGGGAAGATAATGTTCCAATGGAAGTGAAAAAGGAACGTCTGCAGCGATTGAACAAATTGATTAATAAGCAATCAGCAGAAGCAATGAAGAAGTACCAAGGCCAGGTCGTCGATGTTCTTGTAGAAGGAGAAAGTAAGAAGAACCCGGACGTACTGGCAGGTTATACCGAGCGGAACAAATTGGTCAATTTTAAAGCACCTAGGTCTGCAATCGGTAAGATTGTTAAGGTTAAAATAACAAATGCGAAAACCTGGTCTCTTGACGGAGAAATGGTTGAAGAAACTGCAGAGGTGAAATGATTTGGCTCCATATACAAAAAAGCAAGTACTGGACGAAGCGAATAAGTTGGCCCAAATGATGGCTAATACCGAAGAAATCGAGCGTTTTAAGCAATTAGAAGCTAAGTTGAACG
Encoded proteins:
- a CDS encoding dipeptidase, encoding MIIDAHCDALYKMWEYQLPFESSEQLQVNYQKWMESPVKIQCFAIFVPPEVSEEAQFSAALEMVNLFYEQIIEPYDHIKRITSRRDIETLKEHEKGAMLTLEGCHVIGSDINKLKTLLHLGVKAVGLTWNQANAVCDGIEEQRGAGLSSFGHEVVKLLNKEKIWTDVSHLSYQGFWDVIDLAEFPMASHSNAIELASHKRNLDKQQIQQLIKKKAWIGITFVPDFLNDGKEATYLDVLNHISYYISEGAEDCLGLGSDFDGTSEFVKGLFDPTDYHAFNQELLHRWPRNVVHKITNQNFIKKFPCNG
- the tdh gene encoding L-threonine 3-dehydrogenase produces the protein MNGTMKALVKSRKEKGAEIQQVEIPSIGDREVLIKVKATSICGTDVHIYNWDEWSQSRVHPPYVFGHEFAGEVVETGEKVTKVAVGDYVSAETHIVCGHCPQCLTGKYHICENTQIIGVDRDGCFAEYVALPEDNMWKNPEDMPVEIASVQEPMGNAVHTVLSGDVVGKSVAVIGCGPIGMMAVGVAKAAGASQVIAFDLNDYRLDLANQMGATTIINSAKENPVDRVKELTGGHGVDVVCEMSGHPTAINQGFKMVTNGGRVSILSLPTKPVEVDITDDIVFKGITVQGITGRKMFETWQQVSRLLNSEQVDVSPMITHHFPLEDFEKGFNLMNEGKCGKVVLHP
- a CDS encoding glycine C-acetyltransferase, which gives rise to MKGFEFLQEQLEDMKKEGTFRNLIPLESAQGARVTIKGKEVIQLSSNNYLGLTSHPRMEKAAEEAIEKYGVGTGSVRTIAGTLKMHEDYERKLAEFKHTEAALVFQSGFTTNQGVLSSILTNEDVVISDELNHASIIDGIRLTKAGRKIYKHVDMDSLEQALKETQDYRTRLVVTDGVFSMDGNIAPLPQIVELAEKYDALVMVDDAHASGVLGKNGRGTVNHFGLDGRVHIQVGTLSKAIGVLGGYVASTQTLKDYLIHKGRPFLFSTSHPPAVTAACDASIDVLLEEPELIEKLWENTKFFKNGLKELGFDIGISETPITPVMVGDDALAHRFSDQLFEEGVFAQGIAFPTVQKGKARVRTIVTAEHSREDLQEALHAFEQAGKKLKIID
- the miaB gene encoding tRNA (N6-isopentenyl adenosine(37)-C2)-methylthiotransferase MiaB — protein: MNEQQRKEMNQIKQENPADIKSDQEKNLSRLKNMDSDELIGKYFQTTYEPPNLKKAKKRRREDVQIHYDYEVPEDMQNIGKDKKFLIRTYGCQMNEHDTEVMAGLLTDMGYESTDEATEADIILLNTCAIRENAENKVFGEIGHLKTLKTENPDVILGVCGCMSQEESVVNRILKKHPFIDMIFGTHNIHRLPQLLKEAMFGKEMVVEVWSKEGDIIENLPKVRKGKIKGWVNIMYGCDKFCTYCIVPYTRGKERSRRPEDIIQEVRQLAAQGYKEITLLGQNVNAYGKDLTDMDYGLGDLMDEIRKIDIPRVRFTTSHPRDFDDRLIEVLAKGGNLLDHIHLPVQSGSSEVLRVMARRYTRERYLELVDKIRTAMPNATLTTDIIVGFPNETDEQFEETLSLVEEVGFESAYTFIYSPREGTPAARWEDNVPMEVKKERLQRLNKLINKQSAEAMKKYQGQVVDVLVEGESKKNPDVLAGYTERNKLVNFKAPRSAIGKIVKVKITNAKTWSLDGEMVEETAEVK